From one Gossypium hirsutum isolate 1008001.06 chromosome D08, Gossypium_hirsutum_v2.1, whole genome shotgun sequence genomic stretch:
- the LOC107933751 gene encoding uncharacterized protein isoform X1 — translation MALMQFLNHTRTIPISNPYGFSRFFSKSSPFIVKVGIPEFLNGVGHGVETHVAKLESEIGDFQKLLVTRTLKLKKIGIPCKHRKLILKYAHKYRLGLWRPRAEPVKV, via the exons ATGGCATTGATGCAATTTCTAAACCACACAAGAACAATTCCTATTTCAAATCCATATGGATTCTCGAGATTCTTCTCCAAGTCCAGCCCTTTTATTG TGAAAGTTGGAATTCCAGAATTTCTGAATGGTGTAGGGCATGGGGTTGAAACTCACGTAGCAAAGCTGGAATCTGAGATTGGTGACTTTCAGAAACTGCTCGTCACCCGCACTCTTAAGCTCAAGAAGATTGGAATTCCCTGCAAACAT AGGAAGCTGATACTGAAATATGCCCACAAATATAGGCTGGGTTTGTGGAGGCCGAGAGCTGAGCCAGTGAAGGTGTGA
- the LOC107933751 gene encoding uncharacterized protein isoform X2, whose product MALMQFLNHTRTIPISNPYGFSRFFSKSSPFIVKVGIPEFLNGVGHGVETHVAKLESEIGDFQKLLVTRTLKLKKIGIPCKHLAKPV is encoded by the exons ATGGCATTGATGCAATTTCTAAACCACACAAGAACAATTCCTATTTCAAATCCATATGGATTCTCGAGATTCTTCTCCAAGTCCAGCCCTTTTATTG TGAAAGTTGGAATTCCAGAATTTCTGAATGGTGTAGGGCATGGGGTTGAAACTCACGTAGCAAAGCTGGAATCTGAGATTGGTGACTTTCAGAAACTGCTCGTCACCCGCACTCTTAAGCTCAAGAAGATTGGAATTCCCTGCAAACAT CTAGCCAAACCAGTTTGA
- the LOC107933751 gene encoding uncharacterized protein isoform X3, producing MMLILIVKVGIPEFLNGVGHGVETHVAKLESEIGDFQKLLVTRTLKLKKIGIPCKHRKLILKYAHKYRLGLWRPRAEPVKV from the exons ATGATGCTAATTTTAATCG TGAAAGTTGGAATTCCAGAATTTCTGAATGGTGTAGGGCATGGGGTTGAAACTCACGTAGCAAAGCTGGAATCTGAGATTGGTGACTTTCAGAAACTGCTCGTCACCCGCACTCTTAAGCTCAAGAAGATTGGAATTCCCTGCAAACAT AGGAAGCTGATACTGAAATATGCCCACAAATATAGGCTGGGTTTGTGGAGGCCGAGAGCTGAGCCAGTGAAGGTGTGA